In Pseudomonas fluorescens, one genomic interval encodes:
- a CDS encoding exonuclease SbcCD subunit D C-terminal domain-containing protein codes for MRLFHTSDWHLGQNLHGQERDFEHACFLEWLLRQLQLAQPDVLLIAGDIFDTVNPPVKAQERLYDFIVSAHEQQPLLTIVMIAGNHDSGSRIELPAPLMRRLRTHALGRVLWLDDGQLDAERLLLPLPNAQGEIAAWCLALPFLRPAEVTGAHLGDNYLRGIGQVHEWLIEAANAKRQPGQALVAISHAHMAGGSVSEDSERSLIIGNAEALPASLFGPSISYVALGHLHKPQKVNGEERIRYSGSPIPLSFSEIGYQHQILDIILDGETLVSVEPKLIPRSVNLQRIGPAPLAEILLQLADLPNIDLLAETQRQPWLEVRVTLDEPQPDLRHQVENALQGKAVRLVRIAAEYAGNRGADGAEEGSALIELDQLTPQELFSRAWLDNYGNEVDEQTLKDFAELLQDVQLEGEQP; via the coding sequence TTGCGTCTGTTCCACACCTCCGACTGGCACCTTGGGCAAAACCTGCACGGCCAGGAGCGCGATTTCGAGCATGCGTGCTTTCTCGAATGGCTGCTGCGCCAACTGCAACTGGCGCAGCCGGATGTGCTGCTGATTGCCGGGGACATCTTTGACACGGTCAATCCGCCGGTGAAAGCCCAGGAACGCCTCTACGACTTCATCGTCAGCGCTCACGAGCAGCAGCCGTTGCTGACCATCGTGATGATTGCCGGCAACCACGATTCCGGCTCGCGCATCGAACTGCCGGCGCCGTTGATGCGCCGCTTGCGCACCCATGCACTGGGGCGGGTGTTGTGGCTGGATGACGGCCAGCTCGACGCCGAACGTCTGCTGCTGCCGCTGCCGAATGCCCAAGGCGAGATCGCCGCGTGGTGCCTGGCGCTGCCGTTCCTGCGTCCGGCGGAGGTGACTGGCGCGCATCTGGGCGACAATTATTTGCGTGGCATCGGTCAGGTGCATGAATGGCTGATCGAAGCGGCGAATGCCAAGCGTCAGCCGGGTCAGGCGCTGGTCGCCATCAGCCACGCGCACATGGCCGGCGGTTCGGTCTCGGAAGACTCCGAGCGCAGCCTGATCATCGGTAACGCCGAAGCGCTGCCCGCTAGCCTGTTTGGGCCGAGCATCAGCTACGTCGCCCTCGGTCATTTGCACAAGCCGCAGAAGGTCAACGGTGAGGAGCGCATTCGCTACAGCGGCTCGCCGATTCCGTTGTCGTTCTCGGAGATCGGTTATCAGCATCAGATTCTCGACATCATCCTCGACGGCGAAACGCTGGTCAGCGTTGAACCGAAACTGATCCCGCGCTCGGTCAACCTGCAACGCATCGGCCCGGCGCCGCTGGCGGAGATCCTGCTGCAACTGGCCGACCTGCCGAACATCGATCTGCTCGCCGAAACCCAGCGCCAGCCATGGCTGGAGGTGCGCGTGACCCTCGACGAGCCGCAGCCGGATCTGCGCCATCAAGTGGAAAACGCCCTGCAAGGCAAGGCCGTGCGCCTGGTGCGGATTGCCGCCGAATACGCCGGCAATCGCGGTGCTGACGGTGCCGAAGAAGGCAGCGCATTGATCGAACTCGATCAACTCACCCCGCAGGAACTGTTCAGTCGCGCCTGGCTCGACAATTACGGCAACGAGGTCGATGAACAGACGCTCAAGGACTTCGCCGAACTGCTGCAAGACGTGCAACTGGAGGGCGAGCAGCCATGA